From Haloglomus litoreum, the proteins below share one genomic window:
- a CDS encoding CDC48 family AAA ATPase has translation MNEVQLEVAKAYPNDSGRGIARLDPDTLLHLKLSPGDIIEIEGGDRTAAKVWRADRQDWNTDTVRIDGFTRQNADVGIGERVEIRKAEATKADRLVLAPPEEASVQFGSDAAGMVKRQILKRPVVEHDIVPVMSSTNHPFMRSPGQAIPLIAVETDPEGVVLVTEDTEVELREEPISGFEKTGGGITYEDIGGLSNEIQRVREMVELPMKHPQIFKKLGIEPPQGVLLHGPPGTGKTLLAKAVANETSASFFSIAGPEIISKYYGESEQQLREIFEDASEESPSIIFIDELDSIAPKREDVTGEVERRVVAQLLTMMDGLESRGQVIVIAATNRVDSVDPALRRPGRFDREIEIGVPDETGRKEILQIHTRGMPLSDDVSLDHMADETHGFVGADIESLTKEAAMKALRRYLPEIDLDEEDIPPSLIDRMIIKRDDFRGALNEVSPSAMREVLVELPKVTWDDVGGLDEAKGQVQESIEWPMTQREKFTRMGVEPPAGVLLYGPPGTGKTLMAKAVANETNANFISVRGPQLLSKWVGESEKAIRQTFRKARQVAPTVIFFDELDSLAPGRGGDVGSNVSERVVNQLLTELDGLEEMGDVMVIGATNRPDMIDPALIRSGRFDRLVYIGEPEVDGREQIFRIHTDDTPLSPDVSLRELAELTEGYVGSDIESIAREAAIEALRESDDADIVEMRHFRQALESVRPTINEDIRDYYDRIEDDFKGGGADTSPRKGGGRIGFQ, from the coding sequence ATGAACGAGGTTCAACTGGAGGTGGCGAAGGCGTACCCCAACGACTCGGGGCGCGGCATCGCACGCCTCGACCCGGACACGCTGCTGCACCTGAAGCTCAGCCCAGGTGACATCATCGAGATCGAGGGGGGCGACCGGACCGCGGCGAAGGTCTGGCGCGCCGACCGCCAGGACTGGAACACGGACACCGTCCGCATCGACGGGTTCACGCGCCAGAACGCCGACGTCGGCATCGGCGAGCGCGTCGAGATCCGCAAGGCCGAGGCCACCAAGGCCGACCGCCTCGTCCTGGCGCCGCCGGAGGAGGCGAGCGTCCAGTTCGGCTCCGACGCCGCCGGCATGGTCAAACGCCAGATCCTCAAGCGACCCGTCGTCGAACACGACATCGTCCCGGTGATGTCCTCGACCAACCACCCATTCATGCGGTCGCCCGGCCAGGCGATCCCACTCATCGCGGTCGAGACGGACCCGGAGGGCGTCGTGCTCGTCACCGAGGACACCGAGGTCGAGCTCCGCGAGGAGCCCATCTCCGGCTTCGAGAAGACCGGCGGCGGCATCACGTACGAGGACATCGGCGGCCTCTCGAACGAGATCCAGCGCGTCCGCGAGATGGTCGAGCTGCCGATGAAGCACCCGCAGATCTTCAAGAAGCTCGGCATCGAGCCACCCCAGGGGGTGCTACTCCACGGGCCGCCCGGCACCGGGAAGACCCTGCTGGCGAAGGCGGTCGCCAACGAGACCTCCGCGAGCTTCTTCTCCATCGCGGGCCCGGAGATCATCTCGAAGTACTACGGCGAGTCCGAACAGCAGCTCCGGGAGATCTTCGAGGACGCCTCCGAGGAGAGCCCCTCCATCATCTTCATCGACGAGCTCGACTCCATCGCGCCCAAGCGCGAGGACGTGACCGGCGAGGTCGAGCGCCGCGTCGTCGCACAGCTGCTGACGATGATGGACGGCCTCGAGTCGCGCGGCCAGGTCATCGTCATCGCCGCGACGAACCGCGTCGACAGCGTGGATCCCGCGCTCCGTCGGCCGGGGCGGTTCGACCGCGAGATCGAGATCGGCGTCCCGGACGAGACCGGACGGAAGGAGATCCTCCAGATCCACACCCGCGGGATGCCCCTCTCGGACGACGTCTCGCTGGATCACATGGCCGACGAGACCCACGGCTTCGTCGGTGCCGACATCGAGAGCCTCACCAAGGAGGCCGCGATGAAGGCGCTCCGGCGCTACCTCCCCGAGATCGACCTCGACGAGGAGGACATCCCGCCGAGCCTCATCGACCGGATGATCATCAAACGCGACGACTTCCGCGGGGCCTTGAACGAGGTCTCGCCGTCGGCGATGCGCGAGGTCCTCGTCGAACTCCCGAAGGTCACCTGGGACGACGTCGGTGGCCTGGACGAGGCCAAGGGCCAGGTCCAGGAGTCCATCGAGTGGCCGATGACCCAGCGCGAGAAGTTCACCCGGATGGGGGTCGAACCACCTGCCGGCGTCCTCCTGTACGGCCCGCCCGGCACCGGGAAGACGCTGATGGCGAAGGCCGTGGCCAACGAGACCAACGCCAACTTCATCTCGGTGCGTGGCCCACAGCTCCTCTCGAAGTGGGTCGGCGAGTCCGAGAAGGCCATCCGGCAGACGTTCCGGAAGGCCCGGCAGGTGGCCCCGACGGTCATCTTCTTCGACGAACTCGACTCGCTGGCGCCCGGCCGCGGCGGCGATGTCGGCTCGAACGTCTCCGAGCGCGTCGTCAACCAGCTCCTCACCGAGCTGGACGGGCTGGAGGAGATGGGCGACGTGATGGTCATCGGCGCGACCAACCGCCCGGACATGATCGACCCGGCACTCATCCGGTCGGGCCGGTTCGACCGGCTGGTCTACATCGGCGAGCCCGAGGTCGACGGCCGCGAGCAGATCTTCCGCATCCACACGGACGATACGCCGCTTTCGCCGGACGTCTCGCTGCGGGAACTCGCGGAACTGACCGAGGGCTACGTCGGCTCCGACATCGAGTCCATCGCCCGCGAGGCCGCCATCGAGGCGCTCCGCGAGAGCGACGACGCCGATATCGTAGAGATGCGCCACTTCCGGCAGGCGCTCGAGTCCGTGCGCCCGACCATCAACGAGGACATCCGCGACTACTACGACCGCATCGAGGACGACTTCAAGGGCGGCGGCGCCGACACGAGTCCACGGAAGGGCGGCGGTCGCATCGGGTTCCAGTAG
- a CDS encoding HVO_0758 family zinc finger protein, protein MESVRKGLRSEQITKDTYERLVCAECGENLDTRDNPEGLGKIRRCPECGREWQQVG, encoded by the coding sequence ATGGAATCCGTACGCAAGGGCCTCCGCTCCGAGCAGATCACGAAGGACACGTACGAGCGGCTGGTGTGTGCGGAGTGTGGCGAGAACCTCGACACCCGGGACAACCCGGAGGGGCTCGGGAAGATCCGGCGGTGTCCGGAGTGCGGCCGCGAGTGGCAGCAGGTCGGATAG
- a CDS encoding HD domain-containing protein, with protein MDAAHVTDCFPELDAIGDDSLQAGVVDAWLVAADEGGVADLRSFPWLPPTERDLGIAGEETLVGHVRDVVACARALADALTTRRGTDVDRDLLVAGALVHDVSKLVEFDGMEPTPTYDLLGHPHYGVHLVAAAGLPVECSHIVLSHTSRTTVEPAFLEAQLVRRADEVAADAIRAGAVDDLREA; from the coding sequence ATGGACGCCGCCCACGTCACGGACTGCTTCCCCGAACTGGACGCCATCGGCGACGACTCGCTCCAGGCTGGCGTCGTGGACGCCTGGCTCGTCGCCGCCGACGAGGGCGGGGTCGCGGACCTCCGCTCGTTCCCCTGGCTCCCGCCGACCGAGCGCGACCTGGGTATCGCGGGCGAGGAGACGCTCGTCGGACACGTCCGCGACGTGGTCGCGTGTGCCCGCGCGCTCGCCGACGCGCTCACGACCCGCCGCGGGACCGACGTGGACCGGGACCTGCTGGTCGCGGGCGCCCTGGTCCACGACGTGTCCAAACTCGTCGAGTTCGACGGGATGGAGCCAACGCCGACGTACGACCTGCTCGGCCACCCTCACTACGGCGTCCACCTCGTCGCCGCCGCCGGACTGCCGGTGGAGTGCTCGCATATCGTCCTCTCGCACACCTCGCGGACGACCGTCGAGCCGGCGTTCCTGGAGGCCCAACTCGTCCGGCGGGCCGACGAGGTGGCGGCCGACGCCATCCGTGCGGGCGCTGTCGACGACCTGCGCGAGGCCTGA
- the carA gene encoding glutamine-hydrolyzing carbamoyl-phosphate synthase small subunit: MTDAATADGDEHPTAYVAIEGGRVVEARSRAPGRTRGELVFTTAYTGYEESLTDPSYEEQILTFSYPLIGNYGVREERFESDRVHPRAAVAREFTADVAEWLADEGVPAVDHLDTRDLVTGIREEGAMKCGISAGPDASPEAAKEELAQCVAMSDHTDIGSQVSVPDRETHNADGDGPTVALVDCGAKGSIISSLVERDAVVEVLPYDATVADVEHVDPDLLFVSNGPGDPENFEAAAALVDEYVGDLPLAGICLGQQVVANALGGSTTKMEFGHRGVNQPVRDLRSGRVVMTTQNHGYTVDEPGDQLEVTQINVNDDTPEGLESDELDIITRQYHPEANPGPNDSLDFFDDVLALAGYETDAGTTGAPTRATQ; this comes from the coding sequence ATGACCGACGCCGCAACCGCCGACGGCGACGAGCACCCGACCGCGTACGTGGCCATCGAGGGGGGCCGGGTCGTGGAGGCTCGGAGCCGCGCACCCGGTCGCACCCGCGGCGAACTCGTGTTCACGACCGCCTACACCGGTTACGAGGAGTCACTCACCGACCCGTCCTACGAGGAGCAGATCCTCACGTTCTCTTACCCGCTCATCGGGAACTACGGGGTCCGGGAGGAACGCTTCGAGTCCGACCGCGTCCACCCGCGCGCCGCGGTCGCCCGCGAGTTCACCGCGGACGTGGCCGAGTGGCTCGCCGACGAGGGCGTCCCCGCGGTCGACCACCTCGACACCCGCGACCTCGTCACGGGCATCCGCGAGGAGGGGGCCATGAAGTGTGGCATCTCCGCGGGCCCGGATGCCTCCCCCGAGGCCGCGAAGGAGGAGCTGGCGCAGTGCGTCGCGATGAGCGACCACACCGACATCGGCTCGCAGGTCAGCGTCCCCGACCGCGAGACCCACAACGCCGACGGCGACGGCCCGACCGTCGCCCTCGTCGACTGCGGCGCGAAAGGGAGCATCATCAGCTCACTCGTTGAGCGCGACGCCGTCGTCGAGGTCCTCCCCTACGACGCGACGGTCGCGGACGTCGAGCACGTCGACCCGGACCTCCTGTTCGTCTCGAACGGCCCCGGCGACCCGGAGAACTTCGAGGCCGCCGCCGCGCTCGTCGACGAGTACGTCGGCGACCTGCCGCTGGCGGGCATCTGCCTGGGCCAGCAGGTCGTCGCCAACGCGCTGGGCGGCTCCACGACGAAGATGGAGTTCGGGCACCGGGGCGTCAACCAGCCGGTCCGCGACCTCCGCTCCGGGCGCGTCGTGATGACCACGCAGAACCACGGCTACACCGTCGACGAGCCCGGCGACCAGCTCGAGGTCACGCAGATCAACGTCAACGACGACACCCCCGAGGGACTCGAGTCCGACGAACTGGACATCATCACGCGCCAGTACCACCCCGAGGCCAACCCCGGCCCGAACGACTCGCTGGACTTCTTCGACGACGTGCTCGCGCTCGCGGGCTACGAGACCGACGCCGGCACGACCGGCGCCCCGACGCGGGCGACGCAGTAG
- a CDS encoding DoxX family protein, with protein sequence MTSNVETQLLGREVSFSISEPWLAYWLVIMRLGVGWWMLHAGLDKFLAWPFNAGWFVGGAAQGTSLGPIVTLFADGALLAFVNVAIPVGQVLIGLGLVLGALTRLASFFGAFLMAFFYFINGETGGWSHGVITGELLGLLIFAMIATLGAGRVLGVDAYLAKSDLVRNNPRLRYLVG encoded by the coding sequence ATGACATCCAACGTGGAGACACAACTGCTCGGACGGGAGGTCTCGTTCTCCATCTCCGAACCGTGGCTGGCGTACTGGCTGGTGATCATGCGGCTCGGGGTGGGGTGGTGGATGCTCCATGCGGGACTCGATAAGTTCCTGGCCTGGCCGTTCAACGCGGGCTGGTTCGTCGGCGGCGCCGCGCAGGGGACGAGCCTCGGCCCCATCGTGACCCTGTTCGCCGACGGCGCACTCCTCGCGTTCGTCAACGTCGCCATCCCGGTCGGCCAGGTGCTCATCGGGCTGGGGCTCGTCCTCGGCGCGCTGACGCGGCTGGCGTCGTTCTTCGGCGCCTTCCTGATGGCGTTCTTCTACTTCATCAACGGCGAGACCGGTGGCTGGTCCCACGGCGTCATCACGGGCGAACTGCTGGGCCTGCTCATCTTCGCCATGATCGCCACGCTCGGCGCCGGCCGCGTCCTCGGCGTCGACGCGTACCTCGCGAAGTCGGATCTCGTACGGAACAATCCGCGGCTGCGGTACCTCGTAGGGTGA
- a CDS encoding HAD family hydrolase: MSGSPTTVCFDLDDTLCRPATPRDEQVAALFQRADVAPFFDATDLHRRASEIDADSEAAFARRLFGGLVREQAPPTVAGDDPDAVTRALVTAAAELDAERDASDVVAVEGARAVLADLGETHRLALVTNGGRDRQLAKLEALDLVDAFDARVYAEPGEPVKPDPAPFERALDAVAATPGETVHVGNSLTSDVGGAHNAGLTSVWLPDEHSPRDGPEPHHRVDALPEVPGLVRAMGD; the protein is encoded by the coding sequence ATGTCCGGGTCCCCGACGACCGTCTGTTTCGACCTCGACGACACGCTGTGTCGCCCGGCGACACCACGGGACGAGCAGGTGGCGGCGCTGTTCCAGCGGGCGGACGTGGCGCCGTTCTTCGACGCGACGGACCTCCACCGTCGCGCGAGCGAGATCGACGCCGACTCCGAGGCGGCGTTCGCCCGGCGGCTGTTCGGCGGACTCGTCCGCGAGCAGGCACCACCGACCGTCGCCGGTGACGACCCCGACGCGGTGACGCGGGCACTCGTGACGGCCGCGGCCGAACTCGACGCCGAGCGCGACGCCTCCGACGTGGTCGCGGTCGAGGGGGCCCGAGCGGTGCTCGCCGACCTCGGGGAGACCCACCGGCTGGCGCTGGTCACCAACGGCGGCCGCGACCGGCAGCTCGCGAAGCTGGAGGCGCTGGACCTGGTCGATGCCTTCGACGCCCGGGTCTACGCCGAACCGGGCGAACCGGTCAAGCCGGACCCGGCCCCGTTCGAGCGGGCGCTCGACGCGGTGGCGGCGACGCCCGGGGAGACGGTCCACGTCGGGAACTCGCTGACCTCCGACGTCGGCGGCGCCCACAACGCCGGGCTGACGAGCGTCTGGCTCCCGGACGAGCACTCCCCCCGTGACGGGCCGGAGCCGCACCACCGCGTGGACGCGCTCCCGGAGGTGCCGGGGCTCGTCCGGGCGATGGGGGACTGA
- a CDS encoding PspA/IM30 family protein, producing MGILSRASYVIRSKLNALVSSQEDPSETLDYSYEKMRDELQDVKQGIADLTTQKKRLEIQKRRLEENVEKHNQQARDAVNAGRDDLARRALEKKKQKMTQIEDLEAQIADLQGTQDRLVEKKDELQERIERFRTEKETMKARYEAAEASARVSEAMTGVGDEMEETARAIERARDRTDEMEARAEAMDELTETGAFDEALSDEDELDRELRELRSDSEVEAELETLKAEAGRGSTEVESPAEESAASGDAGETDETADPELEAELADLKEDEEAEDESN from the coding sequence ATGGGAATCCTCTCGCGGGCCTCGTACGTCATCCGGTCGAAGCTGAACGCCCTCGTCTCCAGCCAGGAGGACCCCTCCGAGACGCTGGACTACAGCTACGAGAAGATGCGCGACGAGCTGCAGGACGTCAAGCAGGGTATCGCGGACCTGACCACCCAGAAGAAGCGCCTCGAGATCCAGAAACGCCGGCTGGAGGAGAACGTCGAGAAACACAACCAGCAGGCACGCGACGCCGTGAACGCCGGCCGTGACGACCTCGCGCGGCGAGCCCTGGAGAAGAAGAAGCAGAAGATGACCCAGATCGAGGACCTGGAGGCCCAGATCGCCGACCTCCAGGGCACCCAGGACCGGCTCGTCGAGAAGAAGGACGAGCTGCAGGAGCGCATCGAGCGGTTCCGCACGGAGAAGGAGACGATGAAGGCCCGCTACGAGGCCGCCGAGGCCAGCGCCCGCGTCTCCGAGGCGATGACCGGCGTCGGCGACGAGATGGAGGAGACCGCACGCGCCATCGAGCGCGCCCGCGACCGGACCGACGAGATGGAGGCCCGCGCCGAGGCGATGGACGAGCTGACCGAGACCGGCGCGTTCGACGAGGCGCTCTCCGACGAGGACGAACTCGACCGCGAACTGCGGGAGTTGCGGTCCGACAGCGAGGTCGAGGCCGAGCTGGAGACGCTGAAGGCCGAGGCCGGGCGCGGGAGCACCGAGGTCGAGTCGCCGGCGGAGGAGTCCGCCGCGAGTGGGGACGCCGGCGAGACGGACGAGACCGCCGATCCAGAGCTGGAGGCCGAGCTGGCCGACCTGAAGGAGGACGAGGAGGCCGAGGACGAGTCGAACTGA
- a CDS encoding ABC transporter ATP-binding protein, giving the protein MNEEAGPNPDPEAPAVSRREKVAAVRAVAAYRPLTTVAVVVLAVVAAVLSGVGAGFILPIIELAQGTSSDTTGILAAFVATYDLLGVPLTLETAVAGVAVVMTARHAASFVVAYLRAVLQTAYVRDLQTRAFDRALDARVGYYDRNGSDEILNAIVTQARYAGGFIKNGTRLLEAALVSAAYLGLALYLAPQLTLLTGVVLGGTTLVVRTRFESGYEVGDRIAAANERVQESVQAGTQGIRDVKLFGVAGELFEDFVEAVDTYARANVLLRRNQAAFREIYQWVSALTVFGLLYLGLAVFGLPVSRLAVFLFAMFRLAPKVSDVNDLYYRAEGDLPHVVRMERFVDSLEASAEREGGDPVPTPVDELAFDDIVFSYPGSDERVLDGVSFGFERGEFVAFVGQSGAGKSTVVSLLTRLYEPDSGAIRADGTDIRTFDRREWRSRVSVVRQQPWIFNDTLRYNLTVGNRDATDAEVRHVCEVAQVTEFADDLPAGLETQLGDDGVRLSGGQRQRVAIARALLKEADVLVLDEATSDLDTGLEERVHTAIEEMERDYAIVAIAHRLSTVVGADRIYALDDGRIAEAGPHEELLAQDGQYADLYATQAEAGVTGEARAETDGGGDAGGTE; this is encoded by the coding sequence ATGAACGAGGAGGCGGGGCCGAACCCGGATCCCGAGGCCCCAGCGGTGAGCCGCCGCGAGAAGGTCGCAGCGGTTCGTGCCGTCGCCGCATATCGGCCGCTGACGACCGTCGCGGTCGTCGTGCTGGCGGTCGTCGCCGCCGTCCTCTCCGGGGTCGGTGCGGGCTTCATCCTCCCCATCATCGAGCTGGCCCAGGGGACCAGCAGCGACACGACCGGCATCCTCGCGGCGTTCGTCGCCACCTACGACCTGCTCGGCGTGCCGCTGACGCTGGAGACCGCCGTCGCGGGGGTCGCCGTGGTGATGACGGCCCGGCACGCAGCCTCCTTCGTCGTCGCCTACCTCCGGGCCGTCCTCCAGACCGCCTACGTCCGCGACCTCCAGACCCGCGCGTTCGACCGGGCGCTGGACGCACGGGTGGGCTACTACGACCGGAACGGCTCCGACGAGATCCTGAACGCCATCGTCACGCAGGCCCGCTACGCGGGCGGGTTCATCAAGAACGGGACACGGCTGCTGGAGGCGGCGCTCGTCTCGGCCGCCTACCTCGGGCTGGCGCTGTACCTCGCGCCACAGCTGACCCTCCTGACGGGGGTCGTCCTCGGCGGGACGACGCTCGTGGTGCGGACGCGGTTCGAGTCCGGCTACGAGGTCGGCGACCGCATCGCCGCCGCCAACGAGCGCGTCCAGGAATCGGTACAGGCGGGCACCCAGGGCATCCGGGACGTGAAGCTGTTCGGCGTCGCCGGGGAACTGTTCGAGGACTTCGTCGAGGCGGTGGACACGTACGCCCGGGCGAACGTGCTCCTCCGACGGAACCAGGCGGCGTTCAGGGAGATCTACCAGTGGGTCAGCGCGCTCACCGTCTTCGGCCTGCTGTACCTGGGACTCGCCGTGTTCGGCCTCCCCGTCTCCCGCCTGGCGGTGTTCCTGTTCGCGATGTTCCGGCTCGCACCGAAGGTCTCGGACGTGAACGACCTCTACTACCGCGCGGAGGGTGACCTCCCCCACGTGGTCCGGATGGAGCGGTTCGTGGACTCACTGGAGGCCAGCGCCGAACGGGAAGGCGGCGACCCCGTCCCGACGCCGGTCGACGAACTCGCCTTCGACGACATCGTCTTCTCCTACCCGGGGAGCGACGAGCGGGTCCTCGACGGCGTCTCCTTCGGCTTCGAGCGCGGCGAGTTCGTCGCGTTCGTGGGGCAGTCCGGCGCCGGGAAGTCCACGGTCGTCTCGCTGCTGACTCGGCTGTACGAGCCGGATTCGGGCGCGATCCGCGCCGACGGGACGGACATCCGCACGTTCGACCGCCGCGAGTGGCGCTCGCGGGTCAGCGTCGTCCGCCAGCAGCCCTGGATCTTCAACGACACCCTCCGGTACAACCTGACCGTCGGCAACCGGGACGCCACGGACGCAGAGGTCCGGCACGTCTGCGAGGTCGCGCAGGTCACGGAGTTCGCCGACGACCTGCCCGCCGGCCTCGAGACGCAACTCGGTGACGACGGCGTCCGGCTCTCGGGCGGCCAGCGCCAGCGCGTCGCCATCGCCCGCGCGCTCCTGAAGGAGGCCGACGTGCTCGTCCTCGACGAGGCCACGTCGGACCTCGACACCGGCCTGGAGGAGCGTGTCCACACCGCCATCGAGGAGATGGAGCGCGACTACGCCATCGTCGCCATCGCGCACCGGCTCTCGACGGTCGTGGGCGCCGACCGCATCTACGCGCTCGATGACGGCCGCATCGCCGAGGCCGGCCCGCACGAGGAACTGCTCGCGCAGGACGGCCAGTACGCCGACCTCTATGCGACCCAGGCCGAGGCGGGCGTCACGGGCGAGGCCCGTGCGGAGACGGATGGCGGCGGGGATGCGGGCGGGACGGAGTAG
- a CDS encoding DUF7124 domain-containing protein — protein MDGGGGSSDMTLAFELAALKRLAEPDAVFSDARTWSKYVGVVSEEPTYVVTNFTRKNRIRQDFFSGPRGREESLENVKQQFDTDRHVFVGTSDEDADLADRVGWEYLPVEQAADAAGWELGEPDTESGSAESTEDDRDDWP, from the coding sequence ATGGACGGAGGCGGCGGTTCGAGCGACATGACCCTCGCGTTCGAGTTGGCGGCCCTGAAGCGGCTGGCCGAGCCGGACGCCGTCTTCTCGGACGCGCGCACGTGGAGCAAGTACGTCGGCGTGGTCTCGGAGGAGCCGACCTACGTGGTGACGAACTTCACCCGGAAGAACCGCATCCGACAGGACTTCTTCTCCGGCCCCCGGGGCCGCGAGGAGTCCCTCGAGAACGTCAAACAGCAGTTCGACACGGACCGGCACGTCTTCGTCGGCACGAGCGACGAGGACGCCGACCTCGCCGACCGCGTCGGGTGGGAGTACCTCCCCGTCGAGCAGGCCGCCGACGCGGCGGGCTGGGAACTCGGTGAGCCGGACACCGAGAGCGGATCGGCCGAGTCGACCGAGGACGACCGCGACGACTGGCCCTGA
- a CDS encoding Lrp/AsnC family transcriptional regulator has protein sequence MDSLDREILAILRRDSRTPYTEIADEVGTSEGTVRNRVDRMLDQGVIERFTVATRTGNVKAMIEIDVAVDVDTTEMSDDMADWSEVDFVWQVSGEEDMVLVADTADTDALNALITRARELDEVVSTKTRLILDEKLG, from the coding sequence ATGGACAGCCTGGATCGGGAGATACTCGCCATCCTCCGGCGGGACTCGCGCACGCCGTACACGGAGATCGCCGACGAGGTCGGCACCAGCGAGGGGACCGTCCGGAACCGGGTGGACCGGATGCTGGACCAGGGCGTCATCGAGCGGTTCACCGTCGCCACCCGGACGGGGAACGTGAAGGCGATGATCGAGATCGACGTGGCCGTCGACGTCGACACGACGGAGATGTCCGACGACATGGCCGACTGGTCGGAGGTCGACTTCGTCTGGCAGGTCTCCGGCGAGGAGGACATGGTGCTCGTGGCCGACACCGCCGACACGGACGCGCTGAACGCGCTCATAACCCGTGCGAGGGAGCTGGACGAGGTCGTCTCGACGAAGACACGGCTCATCCTGGACGAGAAACTGGGCTGA
- the thsA gene encoding thermosome subunit alpha — translation MGGQPMFILAEDSQRTRGEDAQSSNIQAGKAIAESVRTTLGPRGMDKMLVSDDGDVVITNDGATILDKMDIEHPAAQMIVEVAETQEEEVGDGTTTASVLAGRLLAQAEDLLEDDVHPTTIVEGYHEASALALEAVEEMTLDEELDDDLLQKVTETSMTGKGTGDVDAEALAETVVAAVRAVESEDGVDRENVTVRTQTGASSSATELVEGVIADEEPLHEDMPRSVEDATVAVLDVDLEIREANIDAEYDITDVDQLNQAIEAEQSELRGYAETLSEAGIDVAFVTGDVEDTVASYLAEFGVLAFDSISDDDAGAIARATGAKTLGSVDDLDSDDFGHADRVRVERFAGDDLVFVEGGAAAEAVTVLARGGTEHVADELERALNDALDVATAALDSGGVVPGAGASEIAIADHIRSGSAGIEGRKQLAVEAFADAMDVIPRTLAENTGMDPIDALVDLRSRHEEEGVAGLISEGQTGHVGDPVEYGILDPAAVKREAVESATEAATMIVRIDDVISSS, via the coding sequence ATGGGCGGACAGCCGATGTTCATCCTCGCCGAGGACTCCCAGCGGACCCGCGGCGAGGACGCACAGTCCTCGAACATCCAGGCCGGGAAGGCCATCGCCGAATCGGTACGCACGACACTCGGGCCGCGCGGCATGGACAAGATGCTCGTGAGCGACGACGGCGACGTCGTCATCACGAACGACGGGGCGACCATCCTCGACAAGATGGATATCGAGCACCCGGCCGCGCAGATGATCGTCGAGGTCGCCGAGACCCAGGAGGAGGAGGTCGGCGACGGTACGACGACCGCCTCCGTCCTCGCGGGCCGACTCCTCGCGCAGGCCGAGGATCTGCTGGAGGACGACGTCCACCCCACGACCATCGTCGAGGGTTACCACGAGGCCAGCGCGCTCGCGCTGGAGGCCGTCGAGGAGATGACGCTGGACGAGGAACTCGACGACGACCTTCTGCAGAAGGTCACCGAGACCTCGATGACCGGCAAGGGCACCGGCGACGTCGACGCCGAGGCGCTCGCCGAGACCGTCGTCGCCGCGGTCCGCGCGGTCGAGAGCGAGGACGGCGTCGACCGCGAGAACGTCACGGTCCGGACCCAGACGGGCGCCTCCTCCTCCGCGACGGAGCTGGTCGAGGGCGTCATCGCCGACGAGGAGCCGCTCCACGAGGATATGCCCCGCTCGGTGGAGGACGCGACCGTCGCCGTCCTCGACGTGGACCTGGAGATCCGCGAGGCCAACATCGACGCCGAGTACGACATCACGGACGTCGACCAGCTGAACCAGGCCATCGAGGCCGAGCAGTCCGAGCTGCGCGGCTACGCCGAGACCCTCTCCGAGGCCGGCATCGACGTGGCCTTCGTCACCGGTGACGTCGAGGACACGGTCGCCTCCTACCTCGCCGAGTTCGGCGTCCTCGCGTTCGACTCCATCTCCGACGACGACGCCGGCGCCATCGCCCGCGCGACGGGCGCGAAGACGCTCGGCTCCGTCGACGACCTCGACAGCGACGACTTCGGCCACGCCGACCGCGTCCGCGTCGAGCGCTTCGCCGGCGACGACCTCGTCTTCGTCGAGGGCGGCGCGGCCGCCGAGGCCGTCACCGTCCTCGCCCGCGGCGGCACCGAGCACGTCGCCGACGAACTGGAGCGCGCCCTCAACGACGCGCTCGACGTCGCGACCGCCGCGCTCGATTCCGGCGGCGTCGTCCCCGGCGCCGGCGCCTCCGAGATCGCCATCGCCGACCACATCCGCTCGGGCTCGGCCGGCATCGAGGGCCGCAAGCAGCTCGCCGTCGAGGCCTTCGCCGACGCCATGGACGTCATCCCGCGCACGCTCGCGGAGAACACCGGCATGGACCCCATCGACGCACTGGTCGACCTCCGCTCGCGCCACGAGGAGGAGGGCGTCGCCGGCCTCATCTCCGAGGGCCAGACGGGCCACGTCGGCGACCCCGTCGAGTACGGCATCCTCGACCCCGCCGCCGTCAAGCGCGAGGCCGTCGAATCCGCGACCGAGGCCGCGACGATGATCGTCCGCATCGACGACGTCATCTCGTCGAGCTAA